In Aphis gossypii isolate Hap1 unplaced genomic scaffold, ASM2018417v2 Contig00602, whole genome shotgun sequence, the sequence aggTATGTTGTTCGTTACAGAGGGGAGGGAAATTTCTTTAGTATTGTAGTCTATAGTCACCCCGTTTTCCAGCAACCAATCCGTTCCCAAAATGATAGGTGTAGAAAGTTGGGGTACAACAAGAAAAATACCAAAGgtgtcataattattaatggagaaatttaaatagatttgaGATTTAATTTTGACCGACTTGTTACTGAGAGCTGTTGTTAATAGTATACCAGTGAGAGGAAAGAGGGGAATTTTAGGTTGAGAGGGGTCTAccgttaaattttgaaaaagttcTTCAGAGATGGCGGATACCGAAGCACCGGAATCCAGGAGAGcgttatatgaattattaaaaagctgTAAAGAAATTTCAGGGCGATAATTTGGGGGAGGTGTGACTTCATGGTTTAGATCTAACGGGTGGGTAAGTATAGAGAGTTGAGGATTTTGTTGTAGCGACACAGTACACATCCTCGCGGGTCTGGTCGAAACTAGTTTCCCGGAGGTGGTACGGCATGGTCTGGTAGAGAGGATGGTTGAGTGTTACTATTGTTTTGATGTTGTGGTCTATTGTAGTTGTTATTACGGGAGGGGTttcgattttgattttgagGGCCGGAATGGGGATAATACTGTTGTTGTTGAGAATTGGGACGAGAATTATTGTTAGAATTACCATTGTTGTTTTGATTGTTGTGGGGTGTGTTGGAACGTTGAAGGTATGTAAGCTGTTTAATCAACTCGTTCGTAGTGAGAATGCGGAGTCCCCTTAGGGCTAATGATACGTTGTATGAAAAATGTGAGGTAATTTGGTCTACCATTTCCATCTGGTCGATAGGAGGTTGAAGATGACGTGCACGACTGATCCAGTCCATGGCGTGTTCAGACATTGTGGCCTCATCACGGTGATAGTGGGGCCGATATAATTCGTTGCGTATTGAACGCTGTAGGCTTTGTGACCAGAAATAATCTCGGAACAGTTCTACGAAATCATTGTAATTTACGGGAGGGGGAAGGAGAGTATTGTACCAAAGCAAAGCTTTGCCGGTAAAGTTATCACTGATGAAGTTAATTTTGACCTGGTCGGAGGcattatgcattaaaaaatactgatcAACCTTATCAAGGAAGTCAGCGGGGTGGGTGGGAGAGAGTTGACCGTTATACTTAGGGATGCGGTGGGGATCTAGAGAGATAGCAGAAGTATGGGATAGATTATTTGAAAGGTTACTATGGTTAGAGAGGTTTGgattattttgacaattttgaaTAGCTGAGATTGAATTATTGGGAAGACTATTTATTTTGGAGATATTGGGCAAGACTGTTGAAGAGAGAACGTTAGGAGGGGCTAGTGATTGTGTTAATCTTGGGGGTAATGATGAATTTAGTTGAGGGGGGCATTGATATATTGAAGGTTTGGTTGAAAGGGGGGGGTCTATGGAAGTATTTTGAAGTCTATTCTCTAGAGCCGCCAGTCGTGAGGCTTGACCTTCGGTGATACAGATCCGGTCCGAAAGCGATTGGATTTGTGTGTTGATACTACGCTGTACACTGTTCATGTGGTTGATACTTTCAGTTAGGGTGGTGGAATgggaattattattacttgctATACACTCGGCAATGTTGCCTTGTATTTCAACGAACTCAGTATGGAAATTGGTTTGTACTTGTGTCAGCTTGGATGTTATATCAGCGTCAACCTCATCTATGCGGGTACACAGGTCGTGGAATTTTTGATCATACTCGATGAACCGATTGGCAAAAGAGTCAAGCTGTCTATGGAACACCTGGTTCATGTCATCAATTTGTTGTTGGAGGGAGGCTAAGGATGGGGGTGTTGTTTCAGATGGGGAGAGGTCGCCCTCGTTGGGGTTCTCCATGGTGAGATCGAAATCAGTAGCAGGGAGTATGGGAGAGTGACAGTAGCTTGACGGGTTGTACCTATCAGGCTGTTTGGTCTTGCGCTGACCAGCACTATACATGTGACAGTAACGGGAAAGAACGCAAAACAGATATACACAGGGGTTTTTCAGCAAAGGGGTGTTTACTGGTACCTCGGTAGCATAGAAGGCAGagcagttataatatatatatataatagtaataaaatagttataaaataattataggggTTAAAGGGATAAGaccttatataaaataattataatcaaatgttAACTTTTCAGGAAAGGGAATAATAAACTAACTATTTGTAATAGTAATGAatcaatactttaaataaagcgatgaattgaataataaaaataataataagtatgaaGTACTTCAATAGTACAGcaatagaataaaaactaataaacaagGAACGTAaacatttactaattatatgattat encodes:
- the LOC126554787 gene encoding putative uncharacterized protein DDB_G0289263, which gives rise to MYSAGQRKTKQPDRYNPSSYCHSPILPATDFDLTMENPNEGDLSPSETTPPSLASLQQQIDDMNQVFHRQLDSFANRFIEYDQKFHDLCTRIDEVDADITSKLTQVQTNFHTEFVEIQGNIAECIASNNNSHSTTLTESINHMNSVQRSINTQIQSLSDRICITEGQASRLAALENRLQNTSIDPPLSTKPSIYQCPPQLNSSLPPRLTQSLAPPNVLSSTVLPNISKINSLPNNSISAIQNCQNNPNLSNHSNLSNNLSHTSAISLDPHRIPKYNGQLSPTHPADFLDKVDQYFLMHNASDQVKINFISDNFTGKALLWYNTLLPPPVNYNDFVELFRDYFWSQSLQRSIRNELYRPHYHRDEATMSEHAMDWISRARHLQPPIDQMEMVDQITSHFSYNVSLALRGLRILTTNELIKQLTYLQRSNTPHNNQNNNGNSNNNSRPNSQQQQYYPHSGPQNQNRNPSRNNNYNRPQHQNNSNTQPSSLPDHAVPPPGN